One candidate division WOR-3 bacterium genomic region harbors:
- a CDS encoding porin: MKEKIVKKVIVVVFFIFLINFSYAIDYQKDQFKLTLNPHILSGYLFSIEKQDNMTKRTNTFYIPRTYLDFKLEYENIFYGKVYFDIAGKDWYSYDLYVALTPTKETEVRLGKFKQLLGYEVATSAHKVHFVEGSLISSLRSPVSTRDFGLGFFHKAKMFEINLNLVNGTGRTAPTDDNEWKDVSGRFILKSIEKSFIGANFYYGKKGVGEIRDLLPYLRLGLEAGYTKSPFTIIFEYLIGREEKEPVKKPTGFYGILGYQIDKIQPIFRFDFRKKDSNANKEWGLTFGLNYFIYGDNLKVMPNIAYYKYAEKHTLMKLIFQLQGYF, encoded by the coding sequence ATGAAAGAAAAAATAGTTAAAAAAGTAATTGTTGTGGTTTTTTTTATTTTTTTAATCAACTTTTCTTACGCGATTGATTATCAGAAAGACCAGTTCAAACTTACCTTGAATCCCCATATTCTCAGCGGATATCTCTTTTCTATTGAAAAACAAGATAATATGACCAAACGTACAAATACTTTTTATATCCCAAGAACTTATTTAGATTTCAAATTAGAATACGAAAATATCTTTTACGGAAAGGTTTACTTTGATATTGCTGGTAAGGACTGGTATTCCTATGATTTGTATGTGGCTCTCACACCAACAAAAGAGACAGAAGTCCGTTTAGGTAAATTCAAACAACTTTTAGGATATGAGGTTGCCACATCTGCTCATAAGGTTCATTTTGTTGAAGGTTCTTTGATTTCTTCTTTAAGGTCTCCGGTCTCAACAAGGGATTTCGGTTTAGGGTTCTTCCATAAAGCAAAGATGTTTGAAATAAATCTTAATCTCGTAAATGGCACAGGAAGGACAGCGCCTACTGATGATAATGAATGGAAAGATGTTTCGGGCAGGTTTATATTAAAATCAATAGAAAAAAGTTTTATCGGTGCAAACTTTTATTATGGGAAAAAAGGAGTTGGTGAAATAAGAGACTTACTTCCTTATCTTCGATTAGGTTTAGAAGCAGGTTATACAAAATCACCTTTCACAATAATATTTGAATATCTTATTGGTAGGGAGGAAAAAGAACCGGTTAAAAAACCAACGGGATTTTATGGTATTCTTGGCTATCAAATTGACAAAATCCAGCCAATTTTCCGATTTGACTTTAGAAAAAAGGATAGCAATGCTAATAAGGAATGGGGACTTACCTTTGGACTAAATTACTTTATTTACGGAGATAACTTAAAAGTAATGCCCAATATCGCCTATTATAAATATGCTGAAAAGCACACATTAATGAAACTTATCTTTCAATTACAAGGATACTTCTAA
- a CDS encoding PQQ-binding-like beta-propeller repeat protein, whose protein sequence is MKIKRFLIFFFLLGIFVLFGENFQTHPWACYHHDSQRTGRSDFIVGDSLEIAWTYNVGAEISGSAVVDNLGRIIFGARDGYLYCLNSNGELLWRTSLGATVYFSTPALDDSGNIYITTSRKLIKLNSNGEILWSWPSHNLLSISHSPVIGKDGKVYFACYSDSLYALDPAGNLVWAFYLEGDVNSSPTIGHDGRIYVATTRASQNKLWAFNPFGSLAWSYNLLGEADFATPAVGYDSVIYLSVGYSNYLLYAIKPDGSLKWQTNLASSGYSCPAIANESTVYINASGRLYCIDSRNGNIRWFLSGFSSYSAPAIDALGNIYLGSDRNFYVVSPNGQILCSRSISSSQSFFSSPAIGPGHRVYFGHMNGIFYAFQGYPQVFMKEERENKILSSLKVLPNPCNFFTTIYYHLSLSDNVVLKIYNNSGYLLKTYNQYLPAGNHKLKILVNNLVNGVYFLVLETSKEKGVIKLIVK, encoded by the coding sequence ATGAAGATTAAAAGGTTTTTAATATTTTTCTTTCTTTTGGGAATTTTTGTTCTCTTTGGTGAAAATTTTCAAACCCATCCTTGGGCTTGCTATCATCACGATTCCCAAAGAACCGGACGTTCTGATTTTATTGTCGGCGATTCTTTAGAAATTGCTTGGACCTATAATGTGGGTGCTGAAATTTCCGGTTCAGCAGTAGTGGATAATTTAGGAAGGATAATTTTTGGTGCGCGGGATGGTTATTTATATTGTTTAAATTCTAATGGTGAACTTTTGTGGCGTACTTCCTTGGGAGCAACAGTTTATTTTTCAACACCGGCATTAGATGACAGTGGGAATATATATATAACGACAAGTAGAAAATTGATAAAACTTAATTCTAATGGTGAGATATTATGGTCCTGGCCTAGTCATAATTTGCTTTCTATTAGTCATTCACCAGTAATTGGTAAAGATGGAAAGGTATATTTTGCTTGTTATTCAGATAGCCTTTATGCTTTAGACCCTGCTGGCAATTTAGTTTGGGCTTTTTATTTAGAAGGAGATGTAAATTCTTCGCCAACAATTGGACATGATGGCAGAATTTATGTAGCAACTACTCGGGCAAGTCAAAACAAACTTTGGGCATTTAATCCTTTCGGTTCTCTAGCTTGGAGTTATAATCTTCTTGGTGAAGCAGATTTCGCCACACCGGCAGTAGGATATGATTCAGTTATTTATTTGAGTGTTGGTTACTCTAATTATCTTCTTTATGCAATCAAACCTGACGGTAGTTTAAAATGGCAGACTAATCTTGCTTCTTCTGGTTATAGTTGTCCGGCGATTGCTAATGAATCAACAGTATATATAAATGCTTCTGGTAGATTATATTGTATTGATTCTCGTAATGGTAATATTCGTTGGTTCCTTTCTGGTTTTAGCAGTTATTCAGCACCGGCAATTGATGCCTTAGGAAATATTTATCTTGGTTCTGATAGAAATTTCTATGTGGTCTCACCAAACGGTCAAATTCTCTGTTCTCGTTCAATTTCTTCAAGCCAGAGTTTCTTTTCTTCACCGGCAATCGGTCCTGGTCACCGTGTTTATTTTGGTCATATGAATGGAATATTTTATGCCTTTCAAGGATATCCCCAAGTTTTTATGAAAGAAGAAAGAGAAAATAAAATTTTATCATCTTTGAAAGTTCTGCCCAATCCTTGTAACTTCTTTACCACAATTTATTACCATCTTTCTCTTTCTGATAATGTTGTTTTAAAAATATATAATAATTCAGGCTATTTATTAAAAACTTACAATCAATACCTTCCTGCTGGTAATCACAAATTAAAAATCTTAGTTAATAATTTAGTAAATGGGGTTTATTTCTTAGTATTAGAGACAAGTAAAGAAAAAGGTGTTATTAAACTGATAGTAAAATAA